A single region of the Brassica rapa cultivar Chiifu-401-42 chromosome A03, CAAS_Brap_v3.01, whole genome shotgun sequence genome encodes:
- the LOC103860410 gene encoding classical arabinogalactan protein 9, whose product MARQFAIVAICIVLIAGVGGQAPSSPPTTTPAPPTTTTPPPAATPPPVSAPPPVTTSPPPATTAPPPATPPPVASPPPATPPPVATPPPATPPPVASPPPATPPPVASPPPATPPPAPLASPPAQVPALAPTTPDAPSTSPSSSPPLPATDGPGPSAEGPGPSTDSNDQNGASKTVSSLVLGSVLVWFMI is encoded by the exons atggctaGGCAATTTGCTATTGTTGCGATCTGCATCGTCCTCATCGCCGGCGTCGGAGGTCAAGCTCCGTCGTCACCACCAACCACCACACCAGCACCACCCACCACAACAACTCCCCCGCCAGCAGCCACTCCTCCTCCTGTCTCAGCTCCTCCACCAGTCACAACTTCTCCTCCTCCAGCCACCACCGCTCCTCCTCCTGCTACTCCTCCTCCAGTCGCTTCTCCTCCTCCGGCCACTCCTCCTCCAGTGGCAACTCCTCCTCCAGCAACTCCCCCTCCCGTCGCATCTCCTCCTCCAGCAACTCCTCCACCCGTCGCATCTCCTCCTCCAGCAACGCCTCCTCCAGCTCCTCTTGCATCTCCTCCCGCTCAGGTTCCAGCTCTTGCTCCTACGACGCCAGACGCTCCCTCTACATCTCCGTCGTCTAGCCCGCCTCTCCCGGCCACTGATGGCCCTGGACCGAGCGCCGAAGGGCCAGGACCTTCCACAGATTCGAATGACCAG AATGGAGCAAGCAAGACAGTTTCAAGCTTGGTACTTGGATCTGTTCTCGTTTGGTTTATGATCTAA